In Streptomyces chartreusis, the following proteins share a genomic window:
- a CDS encoding family 43 glycosylhydrolase has protein sequence MPYIARVRVRARRLAGLLAGPTVTSLVLGLAVPAPTAQAAESAVPTVQAAGAADITDGLALRYKLDAASGSTVADASGHGRDATVSGAADWSGTGQGLAFNGSDTYLKVPDDVLKGMDSISVSLDVMVDSAQSTPYFIYGFGNSSGSNGNGYLFTTGNSLRTSIASGNWSTEQTTKPADSHNLTRSVWKHLTYTQTGTTGVLYEDGVEVGRNTAVTITPGAIGSGTTTANYIGRSVYSGDRLFKGRIRDFRVYDRALGAAEVGQLALPVATQGVADDKAALSLGDTGAVVADLDLPRTGTAGGSLIDWASDDPAVVSDTGEVTRPAAGRPEAHVTLTATLRKGSVTDTKAFDVTVLPDFDDRTATEQAAASLVVRNLDDVRGNLTLPATGAYGTAVTWSSAEPDVVSADGLVHRPAHGEGATSVELTATVTKGTASTTRAFTAQVPELPKSEALKGYMFSYFTGEGTADGEQLYAALSKGNDPLHWRELNDGKPVLTSTLGEKGLRDPFIIRSPEGDKFYQIATDLRIYGNGDWDAAQRTGSKSVMVWESTDLVHWTNQRLVKVSPDSAGNTWAPEAFYDAERGEYVVFWASKLYDDEAHSGDTYNRMTYATTRDFYTFSEPRVWIDRGYSVIDSTVIRHDGTYFRLSKDERNNSSSTPNSKFIFEEKSDSLLDLSWTAVAEGIGKGAMSAAEGPLVFKSNTEDKWYAFLDEFGGRGYLPFETTDLASGTWTPSTGYDLPARPRHGTVLPVTQAEYDRLLRAYQPDRLVQGVEDVEVGTGIGRAPVLPATVIATYADGVRRPVAVTWEDVPASKYAQAGTFTVTGSLPDGAAIPVRAEVTVSEAGPDVPADLLLHYGFDETGGSIARDSSGHGHHGTYVRTPDFGTGVEGGSFRMSGDSASPYVKIPNGVLRDAGSVTVSTYAKWKGGDNFQWLFGLGPDSDRYLFATPSNGGSSLYSAITKASWSAESKLTAGSQLTPGEWRHVTVTLDGSTGAMVLYVDGIEAARTTTAIKPSELYDASKDHTGYIGRSLYSADPYFGGEVDDFRVYGRALTAAEVMELSGNTAGIAGATHPALKVDALVDDASGRITLPMREGTDLTTLAPEFTLARGAAINPASGSVQDFSEPVTYEVTGSDGTKRTWTVSALMMRSPVLPGLNADPNIVRFGDTFYLYPTTDGFEGWSGTRFKAYSSTDLVHWTDHGVILDLGPDVSWADSRAWAPTIAEKDGKYYFYFCADANIGVAVSDSPTGPFKDALGQPLLKAGQFSGQMIDPAVFTDDDGRSYLYWGNGHAYVAPLNADMTSLDTSNIEDITPSGYNEGSFVIKRAGTYYFMWSENDTRDENYRVAYATGPSPTGPWTKHGVILEKDLSLGIKGPGHHSVVRVPNTDDWYIAYHRFALPGGDGTHRETTVDKLEFGADGLIKKVRPTLTSVDPVTVVHAGPDAAGREGDRIALTGTVSGAGSPQWSAEEGAPCSFTDAGAAKTTLTCTDDGTYTVTLTGGRSSDSAEVEVTDAAPVITGASGPASPVSVGRRTVVTAEFTDPGTGDTHTCRVDWKDGTPPADGTVSGGTCRAAHTYTEAGIHRPVITVEDDDGASDSTTLPELIVLDRSAGPALGTGVITSPAGAYPAEPDLTGMASFSFAAAYPKGASVPTGKADFDLGRAGLKFRSTGSDWLVVNGSRAVYQGTGKVNGSAGYGFRVTATDAPDTFRIRIWRKYTGDVVYDNLTGARPKGFVTVGDGRR, from the coding sequence ATGCCGTACATCGCACGCGTCCGTGTCCGCGCGAGACGTCTGGCGGGCCTGCTCGCCGGGCCGACCGTCACGTCGTTGGTGCTGGGGCTCGCCGTGCCCGCCCCCACCGCGCAGGCCGCCGAATCCGCCGTCCCCACCGTCCAGGCCGCCGGCGCCGCGGACATCACCGACGGTCTCGCTCTCCGGTACAAGCTCGACGCCGCCTCCGGCAGCACCGTCGCCGACGCCTCGGGCCACGGCCGGGACGCGACGGTGAGCGGTGCCGCCGACTGGTCGGGCACCGGTCAGGGCCTCGCCTTCAACGGCTCCGACACCTACCTCAAGGTGCCGGACGACGTGTTGAAGGGCATGGACTCGATCTCCGTCTCGCTGGACGTGATGGTCGATTCCGCCCAGAGCACGCCGTACTTCATCTACGGCTTCGGCAACTCCAGCGGCAGCAACGGCAACGGCTATCTCTTCACCACCGGCAACTCCCTGCGGACGTCGATCGCGTCCGGCAACTGGTCGACCGAGCAGACGACGAAGCCGGCCGACTCCCACAATCTGACCCGCTCGGTGTGGAAGCACCTCACCTACACCCAGACCGGAACCACGGGCGTGCTGTACGAGGACGGCGTCGAGGTCGGTCGGAACACGGCCGTCACGATCACGCCCGGCGCCATCGGCTCCGGCACCACCACCGCCAACTACATCGGCAGGTCGGTCTACTCCGGCGACAGGCTCTTCAAGGGCCGCATCCGCGACTTCCGGGTCTACGACCGCGCGCTCGGCGCCGCCGAGGTCGGGCAACTCGCCCTCCCCGTCGCCACGCAGGGCGTCGCCGACGACAAGGCCGCGCTGAGCCTCGGTGACACCGGCGCGGTCGTCGCCGACCTGGACCTGCCGCGGACCGGCACCGCAGGCGGCTCCCTCATCGACTGGGCCAGCGACGACCCGGCGGTCGTGTCCGACACCGGCGAGGTGACCCGTCCCGCCGCCGGCCGGCCCGAGGCCCACGTCACGCTCACGGCGACCCTGAGGAAGGGCTCGGTGACCGACACCAAAGCATTCGACGTCACGGTGCTCCCCGACTTCGACGACCGGACCGCGACCGAACAGGCCGCCGCGTCGCTCGTCGTACGCAATCTCGACGACGTCCGCGGCAACCTCACCCTCCCGGCGACCGGCGCGTACGGCACGGCCGTCACCTGGTCCTCCGCCGAGCCGGACGTCGTCTCCGCCGACGGACTGGTCCACCGCCCCGCGCACGGCGAAGGCGCCACCTCCGTCGAACTGACCGCCACCGTCACCAAGGGCACGGCGAGCACGACCCGCGCCTTCACCGCCCAGGTGCCCGAACTGCCGAAGAGCGAGGCCCTCAAGGGGTACATGTTCAGCTACTTCACCGGCGAGGGTACCGCCGACGGCGAGCAGCTCTACGCAGCCCTGAGCAAGGGCAACGACCCATTGCACTGGCGGGAGTTGAACGACGGCAAACCGGTCCTCACATCCACGCTCGGCGAGAAGGGCCTGCGCGACCCGTTCATCATCCGCTCCCCGGAGGGCGACAAGTTCTACCAGATCGCCACCGATCTGCGGATCTACGGCAACGGCGACTGGGACGCCGCACAGCGCACCGGCAGCAAGTCCGTCATGGTGTGGGAGTCCACCGACCTCGTCCACTGGACGAACCAGCGGCTGGTCAAGGTCTCGCCGGACAGCGCGGGCAACACCTGGGCGCCGGAGGCGTTCTACGACGCGGAGCGCGGTGAGTACGTCGTCTTCTGGGCGTCGAAGCTGTACGACGACGAGGCGCACTCGGGCGACACCTACAACCGCATGACGTACGCGACGACCCGTGACTTCTACACCTTCAGCGAGCCCAGGGTCTGGATCGACCGCGGCTACTCCGTCATCGACTCGACGGTGATCCGGCACGACGGGACGTACTTCCGGCTCTCCAAGGACGAGCGCAACAACAGCTCCTCCACGCCCAACAGCAAGTTCATCTTCGAGGAGAAGAGCGACTCCCTGCTGGACCTGTCCTGGACCGCCGTCGCCGAGGGCATCGGCAAGGGCGCGATGAGCGCGGCCGAGGGGCCGCTGGTGTTCAAGTCGAACACCGAGGACAAGTGGTACGCGTTCCTGGACGAGTTCGGCGGGCGCGGCTACCTCCCGTTCGAGACGACCGACCTCGCCTCCGGCACCTGGACCCCGTCCACCGGCTACGACCTCCCGGCGAGGCCCCGCCACGGCACGGTCCTGCCGGTGACCCAGGCCGAGTACGACCGTCTGCTGCGCGCCTACCAGCCGGACCGGTTGGTGCAGGGCGTCGAGGACGTCGAGGTGGGCACCGGCATCGGCCGGGCGCCCGTACTGCCCGCCACCGTCATCGCGACGTACGCCGACGGCGTCAGGCGTCCGGTCGCGGTGACCTGGGAGGACGTCCCCGCGTCGAAGTACGCGCAGGCCGGCACCTTCACCGTGACCGGCAGCCTGCCGGACGGCGCCGCGATCCCGGTCAGGGCCGAGGTCACGGTGTCGGAGGCGGGCCCCGACGTCCCCGCCGACCTGCTCCTGCACTACGGCTTCGACGAGACGGGCGGCAGCATCGCCCGTGACTCCAGCGGCCACGGCCACCACGGCACCTATGTCCGTACGCCCGACTTCGGCACCGGCGTCGAGGGCGGCTCGTTCAGGATGTCCGGCGACTCGGCCTCCCCCTATGTGAAGATCCCGAACGGCGTGCTGAGGGACGCCGGCAGCGTCACCGTCTCGACGTACGCCAAGTGGAAGGGCGGCGACAACTTCCAGTGGCTGTTCGGGCTCGGTCCGGACAGCGACAGGTATCTGTTCGCCACCCCTTCCAACGGCGGCTCCAGCCTCTACTCGGCCATCACCAAGGCGAGTTGGTCGGCGGAGTCGAAGCTGACGGCCGGATCGCAGCTCACGCCAGGCGAGTGGCGGCACGTCACCGTGACCCTCGACGGCTCGACGGGCGCGATGGTCCTCTACGTCGACGGCATCGAGGCGGCCCGTACGACGACCGCCATCAAGCCGTCCGAGCTGTACGACGCGAGCAAGGACCACACCGGCTACATCGGCAGGTCGCTGTATTCGGCCGACCCGTACTTCGGCGGCGAGGTCGACGACTTCCGCGTCTACGGCCGGGCGCTGACCGCCGCCGAGGTGATGGAGCTCAGCGGCAACACCGCGGGCATCGCCGGGGCGACGCACCCGGCGCTGAAGGTCGACGCGCTCGTCGACGACGCGAGCGGCAGGATCACCCTGCCGATGCGGGAGGGCACCGATCTCACCACCCTCGCACCGGAGTTCACGCTCGCCCGCGGCGCGGCGATCAACCCCGCCTCCGGCAGTGTGCAGGACTTCAGCGAGCCGGTGACGTACGAGGTGACGGGCTCCGACGGCACGAAGCGCACCTGGACGGTCTCGGCGCTGATGATGAGGAGCCCGGTCCTGCCGGGTCTCAACGCCGACCCGAACATCGTCCGCTTCGGCGACACCTTCTACCTGTACCCGACGACCGACGGCTTCGAGGGCTGGAGCGGCACGCGGTTCAAGGCGTACTCGTCCACCGACCTGGTCCACTGGACGGACCACGGCGTCATTCTCGACCTGGGTCCGGACGTGTCCTGGGCGGACAGCAGGGCCTGGGCCCCGACGATCGCCGAGAAGGACGGGAAGTACTACTTCTACTTCTGCGCCGACGCCAACATCGGTGTCGCGGTGTCGGACTCGCCGACGGGGCCGTTCAAGGACGCACTCGGCCAACCGCTCCTCAAGGCGGGGCAGTTCAGCGGCCAGATGATCGACCCGGCGGTCTTCACCGACGACGACGGGCGGTCGTATCTCTACTGGGGCAACGGGCACGCCTACGTCGCGCCGCTCAACGCCGACATGACGTCCCTCGACACCTCGAACATCGAGGACATCACGCCGAGCGGCTACAACGAGGGCTCGTTCGTGATCAAGCGCGCGGGCACCTACTACTTCATGTGGTCGGAGAACGACACCCGCGACGAGAACTACCGGGTCGCCTACGCCACCGGCCCCTCCCCCACCGGCCCGTGGACCAAGCACGGCGTGATCCTGGAGAAGGATCTGTCGCTCGGCATCAAGGGGCCCGGCCATCACTCGGTGGTCCGGGTTCCGAACACCGACGACTGGTACATCGCCTACCACCGCTTCGCGCTCCCCGGCGGTGACGGCACCCATCGCGAAACGACCGTGGACAAGCTGGAGTTCGGGGCCGACGGGCTGATCAAGAAGGTCCGGCCCACTCTCACGAGCGTCGATCCGGTCACCGTCGTGCACGCCGGGCCGGACGCGGCAGGCAGGGAGGGCGACCGGATCGCCCTGACCGGCACCGTCTCCGGTGCGGGGAGCCCGCAGTGGTCGGCCGAGGAGGGCGCGCCCTGCTCGTTCACCGACGCCGGGGCGGCGAAGACCACCCTCACCTGCACGGACGACGGCACCTACACGGTCACGCTGACCGGCGGCCGCAGCAGTGACTCGGCCGAGGTCGAGGTCACCGACGCCGCGCCCGTGATCACCGGCGCGAGCGGGCCGGCGTCCCCGGTGTCCGTCGGCAGGCGGACCGTGGTCACGGCGGAGTTCACCGACCCCGGCACAGGCGACACCCACACCTGCCGCGTCGACTGGAAGGACGGCACACCACCCGCCGACGGCACCGTGAGCGGCGGCACCTGCCGGGCCGCGCACACCTACACCGAGGCCGGCATCCACCGCCCGGTGATCACGGTCGAGGACGACGACGGTGCCTCGGACAGCACCACCCTCCCCGAGCTGATCGTCCTCGACCGCTCGGCGGGCCCGGCCCTCGGGACGGGCGTGATCACCTCGCCGGCCGGCGCCTACCCCGCCGAGCCCGACCTGACCGGCATGGCCTCCTTCTCCTTCGCCGCCGCCTACCCGAAGGGAGCCTCCGTCCCGACCGGAAAGGCCGACTTCGACCTCGGCCGGGCCGGGCTGAAGTTCCGCTCCACCGGCTCCGACTGGCTCGTCGTCAACGGGTCGCGGGCCGTCTACCAGGGCACCGGCAAGGTGAACGGCAGCGCCGGCTACGGCTTCCGCGTCACCGCGACCGACGCCCCGGACACCTTCCGGATCAGGATCTGGCGGAAGTACACCGGTGACGTCGTCTACGACAACCTCACCGGCGCACGTCCCAAGGGCTTCGTCACCGTCGGCGACGGCCGACGCTAG
- a CDS encoding sugar ABC transporter permease: MVKGTHDIADTPQAGTDESALPDAPGAEARKAPRGSGAGRAVESWIAFARRKLRAGEVGSLPVVVVLAVVWITFQSLNSNFLSPRNLSNLSVDIVGTGLIAVGIVFVLLLGELDLSVGSISGLAAAVFAVLNVNNGVPEWLALIIGVLAGAAAGTVQGYSFARTRVPAFVVTLAGLLTWNGLMLYILGSSGTINLDENGLVAKLTNYYFTDDAVAYGLAALATGLVFLVSYLDRRRRMAAGMPHRSLQIIGVRAGGLAVIAFAVAYLLNRFQGLPLALLIFLVVVAGLDIVLRRTHYGRQVYALGGGVEAARRASLHVTRVQTAVLAVSGTMAAIGGLFLASRITSVSQTSGSGVLLLNAIAAAVIGGTSLFGGRGSTWSAVLGMLVIQSIASGMALTDTPAAVQFMITGGVLFAAVVIDALSRRTQEAHGRA; encoded by the coding sequence GTGGTGAAAGGGACGCACGACATCGCGGACACCCCGCAGGCCGGGACCGACGAGTCCGCCCTGCCCGACGCGCCCGGCGCCGAGGCCCGCAAGGCACCCCGCGGGTCCGGCGCCGGGCGGGCCGTGGAGAGCTGGATCGCTTTCGCCCGGCGCAAGCTGCGGGCCGGTGAAGTGGGCTCGCTCCCGGTCGTCGTCGTCCTCGCGGTCGTCTGGATCACCTTCCAGTCCCTGAACTCCAACTTCCTCTCGCCGCGCAACCTGTCCAATCTCAGCGTCGACATCGTCGGCACCGGGCTGATCGCCGTCGGCATCGTGTTCGTGCTGCTGCTCGGCGAGCTCGACCTCTCGGTCGGCTCGATCAGCGGGCTCGCGGCGGCCGTGTTCGCCGTGCTGAACGTCAACAACGGCGTCCCCGAGTGGCTCGCCCTGATCATCGGGGTGCTGGCCGGCGCGGCAGCGGGCACCGTGCAGGGGTACTCGTTCGCCAGAACCCGGGTGCCCGCGTTCGTCGTCACGCTCGCGGGGCTGCTCACCTGGAACGGCCTGATGCTCTACATCCTGGGCAGCAGCGGCACGATCAACCTCGACGAGAACGGGCTCGTCGCGAAGCTGACCAACTACTACTTCACCGACGACGCGGTCGCCTACGGGCTCGCCGCGCTCGCCACGGGCCTGGTCTTCCTGGTGTCGTACCTGGACCGGCGGCGCCGGATGGCCGCCGGCATGCCGCATCGCTCGCTCCAGATCATCGGGGTGCGCGCGGGCGGGCTCGCGGTGATCGCGTTCGCCGTCGCCTATCTGCTCAACCGGTTCCAGGGGCTGCCGCTCGCCCTGCTGATCTTCCTCGTGGTGGTGGCCGGCCTCGACATCGTGCTGCGCCGCACGCACTACGGACGCCAGGTGTACGCCCTCGGCGGCGGCGTCGAGGCGGCCCGGCGCGCCAGCCTCCATGTGACGCGGGTGCAGACCGCCGTACTCGCGGTCTCCGGCACCATGGCCGCGATCGGCGGACTGTTCCTGGCCTCGCGCATCACCTCGGTGAGCCAGACCTCGGGGTCGGGCGTGCTGCTGCTCAACGCCATCGCGGCGGCCGTCATCGGCGGCACCAGCCTGTTCGGCGGGCGCGGTTCGACGTGGTCGGCGGTGCTCGGGATGCTGGTGATCCAGTCGATCGCCTCGGGCATGGCCCTCACCGACACGCCCGCCGCCGTCCAGTTCATGATCACGGGCGGGGTGCTGTTCGCCGCGGTGGTCATCGACGCCCTGTCGAGACGCACGCAGGAGGCGCACGGACGAGCATGA
- a CDS encoding DedA family protein: protein MIAVNPMDSDSVLATFGALGVLVVILAESGLLVVGFFLPGDTLLFPAGVLCAATADQAPRLVLWQVLLCAAVGAVVGGQIGYLLGRHGGRALLARTSKRRVRDAAARAEKLLARYGYGKALVIGRFIPLVRTVLHPAAGALGVPVRTFTVWQIVGGLLWSQALVLAGYTLGASVPGIDAYLLPLVALVVVLSLLPLLPVLTESRRSKRDR, encoded by the coding sequence GTGATCGCGGTCAACCCGATGGACAGCGACTCGGTGCTGGCGACCTTCGGTGCCCTCGGGGTCCTCGTGGTGATCCTCGCGGAGTCGGGCCTGCTGGTGGTCGGCTTCTTCCTGCCCGGTGACACGCTGCTCTTCCCGGCGGGCGTGCTGTGCGCGGCGACCGCCGACCAGGCGCCTCGGCTGGTGCTGTGGCAGGTGCTGCTGTGTGCGGCCGTCGGCGCCGTGGTGGGCGGCCAGATCGGCTATCTGCTGGGCCGGCACGGCGGACGGGCGCTGCTGGCCCGCACCTCGAAACGACGGGTACGGGACGCGGCGGCCCGTGCCGAGAAACTCCTGGCCCGCTACGGCTACGGCAAGGCCCTGGTGATCGGCCGCTTCATCCCACTCGTGCGCACGGTCCTGCACCCGGCGGCCGGCGCCCTCGGCGTACCCGTGCGGACCTTCACCGTCTGGCAGATCGTGGGCGGCCTGCTCTGGTCGCAGGCCCTGGTCCTGGCCGGCTACACACTCGGCGCCTCCGTCCCCGGCATCGACGCCTACCTGCTCCCGCTGGTCGCCCTGGTCGTCGTCCTCTCCCTGCTGCCCCTGCTCCCGGTACTGACGGAGTCCCGCCGCTCGAAACGCGACCGCTGA
- a CDS encoding ATP-binding cassette domain-containing protein has translation MPAPLLALHGVCKRYGAVEVLMDIELEIHAGQVVALLGDNGAGKSTLIKVISGVAPADRGDIAWDGRPVHIRRPNDARDLGIATVFQDLALCGNLDVVGNLFLGREIRRYGFLDEMEMERRTQQLLERLTRGVPELRAPVVSLSSGQRQTVAIARSLLGEPRLLLLDEPTAALGLQQTTEVLDLVDELRDRGVGVLLISHNMGDVKALADRAIVLRLGRNNGFFDVNTVSQEQIISSITGATESTPRRPAHEEAAW, from the coding sequence GTGCCCGCTCCCCTGCTGGCCCTGCACGGCGTGTGCAAGCGCTACGGCGCCGTCGAGGTCCTCATGGACATCGAGCTGGAGATCCACGCCGGCCAGGTCGTCGCGCTGCTGGGTGACAACGGAGCCGGCAAGTCGACCCTGATCAAGGTGATCTCGGGGGTCGCGCCCGCGGACCGGGGCGACATCGCCTGGGACGGCCGACCCGTCCACATCAGGCGCCCCAACGACGCCCGGGACCTGGGCATCGCCACCGTCTTCCAGGACCTCGCGCTGTGCGGGAACCTCGACGTCGTCGGCAATCTGTTCCTCGGCCGGGAGATCCGCAGGTACGGCTTCCTCGACGAGATGGAGATGGAGCGCCGCACCCAGCAGCTGCTGGAGCGCCTGACCAGGGGCGTGCCCGAGCTGCGGGCGCCCGTCGTGTCCCTGTCCAGCGGTCAGCGGCAGACGGTCGCCATCGCCCGCTCGCTGCTCGGCGAACCACGGCTCCTGCTGCTGGACGAGCCGACGGCGGCACTGGGACTCCAGCAGACCACCGAGGTCCTCGACCTGGTCGACGAGCTGCGGGACCGGGGCGTGGGCGTCCTGCTGATCAGCCACAACATGGGCGACGTCAAGGCGCTCGCGGACCGTGCCATCGTGCTGCGGCTCGGCCGCAACAACGGCTTCTTCGACGTGAACACCGTCTCGCAGGAACAGATCATCTCCTCCATCACCGGGGCGACCGAGAGCACGCCCCGCCGACCGGCCCATGAGGAGGCGGCGTGGTGA
- a CDS encoding substrate-binding domain-containing protein, which yields MKASIRNAALSMIAILTAVGLAACGTDGQSASGTENGPKIGVLLPDSTTARWETQDRPFLERKIHELCRTCTIEHGNAKGDVAMQQQQMDSMISEGVDAILLVAVDSRALAASVRKAEEADIPVIAYDRLSEGPIAGHVSFDGQEVGRLQGRALLKAMGDEVPGAEIVMMNGDPSDPNAVLFKEGALSVLSGRVKIGKEYDTIQWRTEAANLNMSGAIAALGAGNIQGVYAANDSLAAGSISALKANKVDPLPPVTGQDAELAAVRRIVRGDQYMTVYKPFPPEAAAGAAMAVAAARGENLDRVAKDKVRTSEGKTVPAVMLTPVSVTVGNIKDVLVNGGVYTVRQICVPDLVAACEKAGLT from the coding sequence ATGAAGGCCTCCATACGCAACGCGGCCCTCTCCATGATCGCGATCCTCACGGCCGTCGGACTCGCCGCCTGCGGGACGGACGGCCAGAGCGCCTCCGGCACGGAGAACGGGCCCAAGATCGGCGTGCTGCTGCCGGACTCGACCACGGCCCGCTGGGAGACCCAGGACCGGCCGTTCCTGGAGAGGAAGATCCACGAACTGTGCCGCACGTGCACGATCGAGCACGGCAATGCCAAGGGCGACGTCGCGATGCAACAGCAGCAGATGGACTCCATGATCTCCGAGGGGGTCGACGCCATCCTGCTGGTGGCGGTGGACTCCCGGGCCCTGGCCGCCTCGGTCAGGAAGGCGGAGGAGGCCGACATCCCCGTCATCGCCTACGACCGCCTCTCCGAGGGCCCGATCGCGGGCCATGTCTCCTTCGACGGCCAGGAGGTCGGCCGTCTCCAGGGCCGGGCGCTGCTGAAGGCCATGGGCGACGAGGTGCCCGGGGCCGAGATCGTGATGATGAACGGCGACCCCAGCGACCCCAACGCGGTGCTGTTCAAGGAGGGCGCGCTGTCCGTGCTGTCGGGACGGGTGAAGATCGGCAAGGAGTACGACACCATCCAGTGGCGGACCGAGGCCGCCAACCTGAACATGTCCGGCGCCATCGCCGCCCTCGGCGCCGGCAACATCCAGGGGGTCTACGCCGCCAACGACAGCCTCGCCGCCGGCAGCATCTCGGCGCTGAAGGCGAACAAGGTGGACCCGCTGCCCCCGGTCACGGGGCAGGACGCCGAACTCGCCGCAGTGCGCCGCATCGTCCGCGGCGACCAGTACATGACCGTCTACAAGCCCTTCCCGCCCGAGGCCGCCGCCGGCGCCGCGATGGCCGTGGCCGCGGCCCGCGGGGAGAACCTGGACCGGGTGGCCAAGGACAAGGTGCGCACCAGCGAGGGCAAGACGGTTCCGGCGGTGATGCTCACCCCGGTGTCCGTGACCGTCGGCAACATCAAGGACGTCCTGGTGAACGGCGGCGTGTACACGGTCCGGCAGATCTGCGTCCCCGATCTCGTCGCCGCCTGCGAAAAGGCCGGGCTGACCTGA
- a CDS encoding cytochrome P450: MDATPLQLTPGLVEDPVRGYADLRSRAGLGHAVLPGLDTPVRLITRYEDARAALVEPRLIRDRSAVPGGSDMPDPQAELLAQGIEGFPEEYLQYLSGHLALFDGDEHTRRRNPLTRAFTARRVSALRPFVERAARELIAGLAEREQADLLGEFAYPLSTAVICELVGVDAADQDRVCEWIRDFAYGDGSRITEGLAGIVEYTRDLVARRRAEPTDDLVSALLADGGMSDDEIVTVFFLLINTGITPPALFLAHGLLALLDHPEQLRRLHDEPELLARAVPELLRYVTLVRIGATLYATEDFEFAGSPLRKGEAVTVALFGANHDPAAFDGPERLDITREFGRGDGHLAFGHGPHYCIGAALGRLVTGVVLDELLVRRPVPALAVDRADVRFGHWPGDGFHLLSLPVRL; encoded by the coding sequence ATGGACGCCACCCCCCTCCAGCTGACCCCCGGACTCGTCGAGGACCCCGTCCGCGGCTATGCCGACCTGCGCTCGCGCGCCGGCCTCGGGCACGCGGTCCTTCCCGGCCTGGACACCCCCGTGCGGCTGATCACCCGCTACGAGGACGCGCGGGCCGCGCTCGTCGAGCCCCGTCTGATCCGGGACCGCTCCGCCGTCCCCGGCGGCTCCGACATGCCCGACCCGCAGGCCGAGTTGCTGGCCCAGGGCATCGAGGGCTTCCCGGAGGAGTACCTCCAGTACCTGTCCGGGCACCTGGCGCTGTTCGACGGCGACGAGCACACCCGGCGCCGCAACCCCCTCACCCGCGCCTTCACCGCTCGCCGTGTCTCCGCGCTGCGTCCCTTCGTGGAGCGAGCCGCCCGTGAGCTGATCGCCGGCCTCGCCGAGCGCGAACAGGCCGACCTGCTGGGCGAGTTCGCGTACCCGTTGAGCACAGCCGTGATCTGCGAGCTGGTCGGCGTGGACGCGGCCGACCAGGACCGGGTGTGCGAATGGATCCGGGACTTCGCGTACGGCGACGGCAGCCGGATCACCGAGGGGCTGGCCGGCATCGTGGAGTACACCAGGGACCTCGTGGCCCGCCGGCGCGCCGAGCCCACCGACGACCTGGTCTCGGCCCTGCTGGCGGACGGCGGGATGAGCGACGACGAGATCGTGACCGTCTTCTTCCTGCTCATCAACACCGGCATCACCCCGCCCGCCCTGTTCCTCGCCCACGGCCTGCTCGCCCTGCTCGACCACCCCGAGCAGCTACGGCGGCTGCACGACGAGCCGGAGCTGCTCGCTCGCGCCGTGCCCGAACTCCTGCGGTACGTCACACTGGTGCGCATCGGTGCCACCCTGTACGCCACCGAGGACTTCGAGTTCGCCGGTTCCCCGCTGCGCAAGGGCGAGGCCGTGACGGTCGCCCTGTTCGGCGCCAACCACGACCCCGCCGCCTTCGACGGCCCCGAACGGCTCGACATCACACGGGAGTTCGGACGCGGCGACGGCCATCTCGCGTTCGGGCACGGCCCGCACTACTGCATCGGCGCGGCGCTGGGCCGACTCGTGACGGGCGTCGTCCTCGACGAACTGCTCGTCCGACGGCCGGTGCCGGCACTGGCCGTGGACCGGGCCGACGTCCGCTTCGGCCACTGGCCCGGCGACGGCTTCCACCTGCTGAGCCTGCCGGTCCGGCTCTGA